A stretch of Oreochromis aureus strain Israel breed Guangdong linkage group 11, ZZ_aureus, whole genome shotgun sequence DNA encodes these proteins:
- the phactr4b gene encoding phosphatase and actin regulator 4B isoform X7: MSTRRTRQELIEQGVLKEVPDNDGEAQNVKQSYVKNGHTLPVGGGGGGVISGGRSPCNQGQLPSDSDFRMNPAWLAQPDDRRGRCSPSDGDRRGALGSRGTGLHDDGRRSAGIGARAQGEGEWKSNMAWQGHIHGQMEESRHGGRLHPDDGQKRPGLQKAPSEDGRRSRPAEGDWKPTLPRHASAEEGRARRESDSHFVPDLDTLREPLPPKQVIMPPKWLVSSTPEPGSECPPRTPSNHPTSQFSSPSAVTSKPVRSVSSACSNTQQSAAALTSTSQPAKQPPLPPPKPVNRGNAAMLVSALQGGENAQLPLYWSCWKRECDYDVYLSLPVYLCRRAGGLRSGDFTQATGGASLVPAKPSPPMPPKRTTPVTKRNTEDSASSHPIIPSPLSLEEHSSLPVGFQLPPPPPSPPLPTHIPPSPPRQHIQTHHLHHQHSYPHPLPQPIPMLFDPPSPTNESPQCPAPVPLHIMIQRALSSPGPAQPHPDGSQRAHTLLFETPLEYQGDRGRPLPVSIQPLKLSEDDYSEEEEEEEDDEEEEEYDGEIPQPELEPRSRRCLVGDAGICVIPRGNSNDEDEEEDEEDEDEEGEHDMHGEDSDSDGPVPHKDEDSDEDEEDEPPMSALASRVKRKDTLALKLSSRPSAPDRDRFTQERSSRDDQPPGQTGLTWQSREQWEAIRTQIGTALTRRLSQRPTAEELEQRNILQPKNQADRQAEVREIKRRLTRKLSQRPTVAELQARKILRFHEYVEVTDAQDYDRRADKPWTKLTPADKAAIRKELNDYKSTEMEVHEESRIYTRFHRP, translated from the exons ATGTCGACAAGGCGCACCCGACAGGAGCTTATAGAACAGGGGGTGCTGAAGGAGGTCCCGGACAATG ATGGAGAAGCACAAAATGTGAAGCAGTCGTATGTAAAGAATGGCCACACTCTGCctgttggaggaggaggaggaggagtcatCAGCGGTGGCAGAAGCCCATGCAACCAGGGCCAACTCCCCTCAGATTCAGATTTTAGGATGAACCCTGCATGGCTCGCCCAGCCAGATGACCGAAGGGGCCGTTGTTCTCCCTCAGATGGAGACCGCCGTGGAGCTTTGGGCTCCAGGGGCACAGGACTACATGATGATGGACGGAGAAGCGCAGGGATTGGGGCACGGGCGCAAGGGGAGGGCGAGTGGAAGTCTAATATGGCCTGGCAGGGCCACATTCACGGGCAAATGGAAGAGAGCAGACATGGCGGCAGGCTTCACCCTGACGATGGGCAAAAGAGGCCAGGACTGCAGAAGGCCCCATCCGAGGATGGCAGGAGGAGTCGGCCTGCAGAAGGAGATTGGAAGCCTACACTCCCTCGGCATGCATCTGCTGAGGAGGGGAGGGCCCGGAGAG aATCAGACAGCCATTTTGTTCCTGACCTGGACACCCTGCGTGAACCTCTGCCACCCAAACAGGTGATCATGCCTCCAAAATGGCTGGTGAGCTCCACCCCTGAACCTGGCAGTGAGTGTCCACCTCGAACTCCATCCAACCACCCCACGAGCCAGTTCTCTTCTCCGTCGGCTGTGACGTCCAAACCTGTTCGATCGGTGTCTTCTGCGTGTTCCAACACTCAGCAGTCTGCCGCTGCCCTTACCTCCACTTCTCAGCCCGCCAAGCAGCCCCCTCTGCCTCCACCCAAGCCTGTGAACAGGGGCAACGCGGCCATGCTGG TCTCCGCCCTGCAGGGGGGAGAAAACGCTCAGCTTCCTCTCTACTGGTCCTGCTGGAAGCGAGAGTGCGACTATGATGTCTACCTGTCCCTGCCTGTCTACCTGTGCCGGCGGGCTGGAGGCCTGCGCTCAG GTGACTTCACCCAAGCAACAGGGGGCGCTAGCCTTGTCCCGGCCAAACCCTCTCCTCCGATGCCTCCTAAGAGGACCACCCCAGTCACCAAACGCAACACAGAGGACTCTGCTTCAAGCCATCCCATCATCCCCTCACCACTTTCTCTGGAGGAACACAGCAGCCTCCCTGTGGGCTTCCAGCTGCCTCCCCCTCCTCCGTCCCCACCCCTGCCGACTCACATACCACCTTCTCCACCCCGCCAACACATACAgacccaccacctccaccatcAGCACTCCTACCCCCATCCGCTGCCCCAACCCATACCAATGCTTTTCGACCCACCGAGCCCGACCAATGAGTCTCCCCAGTGCCCGGCTCCCGTACCGCTGCACATCATGATCCAGCGAGCCCTGTCCAGTCCCGGCCCGGCTCAGCCACATCCAGATGGGTCGCAGCGGGCGCACACACTGCTTTTCGAAACACCTCTAGAGTACCAAGGAGACCGTGGTCGCCCCCTGCCTGTCAGCATTCAACCACTAAAACT aTCTGAGGATGACTActcagaggaagaagaagaggaagaagatgacgaggaagaggaggagtatGATGGGGAGATTCCACAGCCAGAGCTGGAGCCAAGGAGTCGCCGGTGCTTGGTCGGTGACGCTGGCATTTGTGTCATCCCACGGGGAAACAGCAATGACGAGGACgaggaagaagatgaggaggatgaggatgaggaaGGCGAACATGACATGCACGGGGAGGACAGTGATTCAGATGGTCCTGTGCCTCATAAAGATGAAGACTCagatgaagatgaggaggatgagCCCCCGATGA GCGCACTGGCCAGCAGGGTGAAGAGAAAGGACACCCTGGCTCTGAAGCTGAGCAGCCGTCCCTCTGCTCCCGACAGGGACAGGTTTACACAGGAGAGGAGCAGCCGAGATGACCAGCCTCCAGGACAGACTGGCCTCACCTGGCAGAGCAGAGAGCAGTGGGAAGCCATTCGCACACAAATTGGCACTGCACTCACGAG gcgACTAAGCCAGAGACCCACTGCTGAGGAACTTGAGCAAAGAAACATCCTCCAGC CTAAAAATCAGGCTGACAGACAAGCCGAAGTTCGAGAGATCAAGCGACGGCTGACCAGAAAG CTGAGTCAAAGACCCACGGTTGCAGAACTACAGGCAAGAAAAATCTTGCGATTCCACGAGTATGTGGAAGTCACAGATGCCCAGGACTACGATAGAAGAGCAGACAAGCCGTGGACTAAGCTGACACCTGCTGACAAG GCGGCCATCCGGAAGGAGCTCAATGATTATAAGAGCACTGAAATGGAGGTTCATGAAGAGAGCAGAATTTACACAAG gtTCCATCGGCCTTAA
- the phactr4b gene encoding phosphatase and actin regulator 4B isoform X4 encodes MVGEGGSTGDSTPPPKRKGKFSTLGKIFKPWKWRKKKSSEKFKETSEELERQMSTRRTRQELIEQGVLKEVPDNDGEAQNVKQSYVKNGHTLPVGGGGGGVISGGRSPCNQGQLPSDSDFRMNPAWLAQPDDRRGRCSPSDGDRRGALGSRGTGLHDDGRRSAGIGARAQGEGEWKSNMAWQGHIHGQMEESRHGGRLHPDDGQKRPGLQKAPSEDGRRSRPAEGDWKPTLPRHASAEEGRARRESDSHFVPDLDTLREPLPPKQVIMPPKWLVSSTPEPGSECPPRTPSNHPTSQFSSPSAVTSKPVRSVSSACSNTQQSAAALTSTSQPAKQPPLPPPKPVNRGNAAMLVSALQGGENAQLPLYWSCWKRECDYDVYLSLPVYLCRRAGGLRSGDFTQATGGASLVPAKPSPPMPPKRTTPVTKRNTEDSASSHPIIPSPLSLEEHSSLPVGFQLPPPPPSPPLPTHIPPSPPRQHIQTHHLHHQHSYPHPLPQPIPMLFDPPSPTNESPQCPAPVPLHIMIQRALSSPGPAQPHPDGSQRAHTLLFETPLEYQGDRGRPLPVSIQPLKLSEDDYSEEEEEEEDDEEEEEYDGEIPQPELEPRSRRCLVGDAGICVIPRGNSNDEDEEEDEEDEDEEGEHDMHGEDSDSDGPVPHKDEDSDEDEEDEPPMSALASRVKRKDTLALKLSSRPSAPDRDRFTQERSSRDDQPPGQTGLTWQSREQWEAIRTQIGTALTRRLSQRPTAEELEQRNILQPKNQADRQAEVREIKRRLTRKLSQRPTVAELQARKILRFHEYVEVTDAQDYDRRADKPWTKLTPADKAAIRKELNDYKSTEMEVHEESRIYTRFHRP; translated from the exons ATGGTGGGAGAGGGAGGCAGCACCGGGGACAGCACCCCTCCCCCGAAGCGCAAGGGCAAGTTCTCGACCCTTGGCAAGATCTTCAAGCCGTGGAagtggaggaagaaaaaaagcagcgAGAAGTTCAAAGAAACTTCTGAAG AACTAGAGAGGCAGATGTCGACAAGGCGCACCCGACAGGAGCTTATAGAACAGGGGGTGCTGAAGGAGGTCCCGGACAATG ATGGAGAAGCACAAAATGTGAAGCAGTCGTATGTAAAGAATGGCCACACTCTGCctgttggaggaggaggaggaggagtcatCAGCGGTGGCAGAAGCCCATGCAACCAGGGCCAACTCCCCTCAGATTCAGATTTTAGGATGAACCCTGCATGGCTCGCCCAGCCAGATGACCGAAGGGGCCGTTGTTCTCCCTCAGATGGAGACCGCCGTGGAGCTTTGGGCTCCAGGGGCACAGGACTACATGATGATGGACGGAGAAGCGCAGGGATTGGGGCACGGGCGCAAGGGGAGGGCGAGTGGAAGTCTAATATGGCCTGGCAGGGCCACATTCACGGGCAAATGGAAGAGAGCAGACATGGCGGCAGGCTTCACCCTGACGATGGGCAAAAGAGGCCAGGACTGCAGAAGGCCCCATCCGAGGATGGCAGGAGGAGTCGGCCTGCAGAAGGAGATTGGAAGCCTACACTCCCTCGGCATGCATCTGCTGAGGAGGGGAGGGCCCGGAGAG aATCAGACAGCCATTTTGTTCCTGACCTGGACACCCTGCGTGAACCTCTGCCACCCAAACAGGTGATCATGCCTCCAAAATGGCTGGTGAGCTCCACCCCTGAACCTGGCAGTGAGTGTCCACCTCGAACTCCATCCAACCACCCCACGAGCCAGTTCTCTTCTCCGTCGGCTGTGACGTCCAAACCTGTTCGATCGGTGTCTTCTGCGTGTTCCAACACTCAGCAGTCTGCCGCTGCCCTTACCTCCACTTCTCAGCCCGCCAAGCAGCCCCCTCTGCCTCCACCCAAGCCTGTGAACAGGGGCAACGCGGCCATGCTGG TCTCCGCCCTGCAGGGGGGAGAAAACGCTCAGCTTCCTCTCTACTGGTCCTGCTGGAAGCGAGAGTGCGACTATGATGTCTACCTGTCCCTGCCTGTCTACCTGTGCCGGCGGGCTGGAGGCCTGCGCTCAG GTGACTTCACCCAAGCAACAGGGGGCGCTAGCCTTGTCCCGGCCAAACCCTCTCCTCCGATGCCTCCTAAGAGGACCACCCCAGTCACCAAACGCAACACAGAGGACTCTGCTTCAAGCCATCCCATCATCCCCTCACCACTTTCTCTGGAGGAACACAGCAGCCTCCCTGTGGGCTTCCAGCTGCCTCCCCCTCCTCCGTCCCCACCCCTGCCGACTCACATACCACCTTCTCCACCCCGCCAACACATACAgacccaccacctccaccatcAGCACTCCTACCCCCATCCGCTGCCCCAACCCATACCAATGCTTTTCGACCCACCGAGCCCGACCAATGAGTCTCCCCAGTGCCCGGCTCCCGTACCGCTGCACATCATGATCCAGCGAGCCCTGTCCAGTCCCGGCCCGGCTCAGCCACATCCAGATGGGTCGCAGCGGGCGCACACACTGCTTTTCGAAACACCTCTAGAGTACCAAGGAGACCGTGGTCGCCCCCTGCCTGTCAGCATTCAACCACTAAAACT aTCTGAGGATGACTActcagaggaagaagaagaggaagaagatgacgaggaagaggaggagtatGATGGGGAGATTCCACAGCCAGAGCTGGAGCCAAGGAGTCGCCGGTGCTTGGTCGGTGACGCTGGCATTTGTGTCATCCCACGGGGAAACAGCAATGACGAGGACgaggaagaagatgaggaggatgaggatgaggaaGGCGAACATGACATGCACGGGGAGGACAGTGATTCAGATGGTCCTGTGCCTCATAAAGATGAAGACTCagatgaagatgaggaggatgagCCCCCGATGA GCGCACTGGCCAGCAGGGTGAAGAGAAAGGACACCCTGGCTCTGAAGCTGAGCAGCCGTCCCTCTGCTCCCGACAGGGACAGGTTTACACAGGAGAGGAGCAGCCGAGATGACCAGCCTCCAGGACAGACTGGCCTCACCTGGCAGAGCAGAGAGCAGTGGGAAGCCATTCGCACACAAATTGGCACTGCACTCACGAG gcgACTAAGCCAGAGACCCACTGCTGAGGAACTTGAGCAAAGAAACATCCTCCAGC CTAAAAATCAGGCTGACAGACAAGCCGAAGTTCGAGAGATCAAGCGACGGCTGACCAGAAAG CTGAGTCAAAGACCCACGGTTGCAGAACTACAGGCAAGAAAAATCTTGCGATTCCACGAGTATGTGGAAGTCACAGATGCCCAGGACTACGATAGAAGAGCAGACAAGCCGTGGACTAAGCTGACACCTGCTGACAAG GCGGCCATCCGGAAGGAGCTCAATGATTATAAGAGCACTGAAATGGAGGTTCATGAAGAGAGCAGAATTTACACAAG gtTCCATCGGCCTTAA
- the phactr4b gene encoding phosphatase and actin regulator 4B isoform X6, which translates to MENRDDEAEQHHSTMVGEGGSTGDSTPPPKRKGKFSTLGKIFKPWKWRKKKSSEKFKETSEELERQMSTRRTRQELIEQGVLKEVPDNDGEAQNVKQSYVKNGHTLPVGGGGGGVISGGRSPCNQGQLPSDSDFRMNPAWLAQPDDRRGRCSPSDGDRRGALGSRGTGLHDDGRRSAGIGARAQGEGEWKSNMAWQGHIHGQMEESRHGGRLHPDDGQKRPGLQKAPSEDGRRSRPAEGDWKPTLPRHASAEEGRARRESDSHFVPDLDTLREPLPPKQVIMPPKWLVSSTPEPGSECPPRTPSNHPTSQFSSPSAVTSKPVRSVSSACSNTQQSAAALTSTSQPAKQPPLPPPKPVNRGNAAMLGDFTQATGGASLVPAKPSPPMPPKRTTPVTKRNTEDSASSHPIIPSPLSLEEHSSLPVGFQLPPPPPSPPLPTHIPPSPPRQHIQTHHLHHQHSYPHPLPQPIPMLFDPPSPTNESPQCPAPVPLHIMIQRALSSPGPAQPHPDGSQRAHTLLFETPLEYQGDRGRPLPVSIQPLKLSEDDYSEEEEEEEDDEEEEEYDGEIPQPELEPRSRRCLVGDAGICVIPRGNSNDEDEEEDEEDEDEEGEHDMHGEDSDSDGPVPHKDEDSDEDEEDEPPMSALASRVKRKDTLALKLSSRPSAPDRDRFTQERSSRDDQPPGQTGLTWQSREQWEAIRTQIGTALTRRLSQRPTAEELEQRNILQPKNQADRQAEVREIKRRLTRKLSQRPTVAELQARKILRFHEYVEVTDAQDYDRRADKPWTKLTPADKAAIRKELNDYKSTEMEVHEESRIYTRFHRP; encoded by the exons ATGATGAAGCTGAGCAGCACCACAGCACAATGGTGGGAGAGGGAGGCAGCACCGGGGACAGCACCCCTCCCCCGAAGCGCAAGGGCAAGTTCTCGACCCTTGGCAAGATCTTCAAGCCGTGGAagtggaggaagaaaaaaagcagcgAGAAGTTCAAAGAAACTTCTGAAG AACTAGAGAGGCAGATGTCGACAAGGCGCACCCGACAGGAGCTTATAGAACAGGGGGTGCTGAAGGAGGTCCCGGACAATG ATGGAGAAGCACAAAATGTGAAGCAGTCGTATGTAAAGAATGGCCACACTCTGCctgttggaggaggaggaggaggagtcatCAGCGGTGGCAGAAGCCCATGCAACCAGGGCCAACTCCCCTCAGATTCAGATTTTAGGATGAACCCTGCATGGCTCGCCCAGCCAGATGACCGAAGGGGCCGTTGTTCTCCCTCAGATGGAGACCGCCGTGGAGCTTTGGGCTCCAGGGGCACAGGACTACATGATGATGGACGGAGAAGCGCAGGGATTGGGGCACGGGCGCAAGGGGAGGGCGAGTGGAAGTCTAATATGGCCTGGCAGGGCCACATTCACGGGCAAATGGAAGAGAGCAGACATGGCGGCAGGCTTCACCCTGACGATGGGCAAAAGAGGCCAGGACTGCAGAAGGCCCCATCCGAGGATGGCAGGAGGAGTCGGCCTGCAGAAGGAGATTGGAAGCCTACACTCCCTCGGCATGCATCTGCTGAGGAGGGGAGGGCCCGGAGAG aATCAGACAGCCATTTTGTTCCTGACCTGGACACCCTGCGTGAACCTCTGCCACCCAAACAGGTGATCATGCCTCCAAAATGGCTGGTGAGCTCCACCCCTGAACCTGGCAGTGAGTGTCCACCTCGAACTCCATCCAACCACCCCACGAGCCAGTTCTCTTCTCCGTCGGCTGTGACGTCCAAACCTGTTCGATCGGTGTCTTCTGCGTGTTCCAACACTCAGCAGTCTGCCGCTGCCCTTACCTCCACTTCTCAGCCCGCCAAGCAGCCCCCTCTGCCTCCACCCAAGCCTGTGAACAGGGGCAACGCGGCCATGCTGG GTGACTTCACCCAAGCAACAGGGGGCGCTAGCCTTGTCCCGGCCAAACCCTCTCCTCCGATGCCTCCTAAGAGGACCACCCCAGTCACCAAACGCAACACAGAGGACTCTGCTTCAAGCCATCCCATCATCCCCTCACCACTTTCTCTGGAGGAACACAGCAGCCTCCCTGTGGGCTTCCAGCTGCCTCCCCCTCCTCCGTCCCCACCCCTGCCGACTCACATACCACCTTCTCCACCCCGCCAACACATACAgacccaccacctccaccatcAGCACTCCTACCCCCATCCGCTGCCCCAACCCATACCAATGCTTTTCGACCCACCGAGCCCGACCAATGAGTCTCCCCAGTGCCCGGCTCCCGTACCGCTGCACATCATGATCCAGCGAGCCCTGTCCAGTCCCGGCCCGGCTCAGCCACATCCAGATGGGTCGCAGCGGGCGCACACACTGCTTTTCGAAACACCTCTAGAGTACCAAGGAGACCGTGGTCGCCCCCTGCCTGTCAGCATTCAACCACTAAAACT aTCTGAGGATGACTActcagaggaagaagaagaggaagaagatgacgaggaagaggaggagtatGATGGGGAGATTCCACAGCCAGAGCTGGAGCCAAGGAGTCGCCGGTGCTTGGTCGGTGACGCTGGCATTTGTGTCATCCCACGGGGAAACAGCAATGACGAGGACgaggaagaagatgaggaggatgaggatgaggaaGGCGAACATGACATGCACGGGGAGGACAGTGATTCAGATGGTCCTGTGCCTCATAAAGATGAAGACTCagatgaagatgaggaggatgagCCCCCGATGA GCGCACTGGCCAGCAGGGTGAAGAGAAAGGACACCCTGGCTCTGAAGCTGAGCAGCCGTCCCTCTGCTCCCGACAGGGACAGGTTTACACAGGAGAGGAGCAGCCGAGATGACCAGCCTCCAGGACAGACTGGCCTCACCTGGCAGAGCAGAGAGCAGTGGGAAGCCATTCGCACACAAATTGGCACTGCACTCACGAG gcgACTAAGCCAGAGACCCACTGCTGAGGAACTTGAGCAAAGAAACATCCTCCAGC CTAAAAATCAGGCTGACAGACAAGCCGAAGTTCGAGAGATCAAGCGACGGCTGACCAGAAAG CTGAGTCAAAGACCCACGGTTGCAGAACTACAGGCAAGAAAAATCTTGCGATTCCACGAGTATGTGGAAGTCACAGATGCCCAGGACTACGATAGAAGAGCAGACAAGCCGTGGACTAAGCTGACACCTGCTGACAAG GCGGCCATCCGGAAGGAGCTCAATGATTATAAGAGCACTGAAATGGAGGTTCATGAAGAGAGCAGAATTTACACAAG gtTCCATCGGCCTTAA